A DNA window from Phoenix dactylifera cultivar Barhee BC4 chromosome 13, palm_55x_up_171113_PBpolish2nd_filt_p, whole genome shotgun sequence contains the following coding sequences:
- the LOC103709632 gene encoding pyrrolidone-carboxylate peptidase-like isoform X1, with protein MGSEGPSVITVHATGFKKFHGVSENPTETIVSNLKKFMEKKGLPKGLVLGNCKVLDTAGQGALGPLYELFESSVSGRDNESSNVGPVIWIHFGVNSGATRFAIENQAFNEATFRCPDELGWKPQRLPIVPSDGSISRTRQTSLPVNEIVNGLAKMGYDVMPSDDAGRFVCNYVYYQSLRFAEQHRIKSLFVHVPLFLTIDENSQMQFAASLLEVCAQRWLMKSTGEVHMLVFVPSSYVQKDG; from the exons ATGGGTTCGGAAGGGCCTTCAGTGATAACTGTTCATGCTACTggattcaagaaatttcatgggGTTTCTGAGAATCCAACAGAAACAATTGTCAGTAATCTGAAGAAATTCATGGAAAAGAAAGGATTGCCAAAAGGCCTTGTTCTTGGGAACTGCAAGGTTCTTGACACTGCTGGACAGGGAGCACTTGGTCCACTTTATGAACTATTTGAGTCTTCTGTGAGTGGACGAGACAATGAATCTTCGAATGTGGGGCCAGTCATTTGG ATCCATTTTGGAGTCAATAGTGGTGCAACAAGGTTTGCCATTGAGAATCAAGCATTCAATGAGGCTACTTTTCGTTGTCCAGATGAGCTAGGATGGAAACCTCAG AGGCTTCCCATTGTACCTTCTGATGGAAGCATCTCACGAACACGTCAG ACTTCACTTCCTGTTAATGAAATTGTCAATGGCTTAGCCAAGATGGGATATGATGTAATGCCTTCAGATGATGCTGGTCGATTTGTGTGCAATTATGTCTACTATCAATCTCTCCGGTTTGCAGAGCAACACCGAATCAAATCTCTCTTTGTACATGTTCCTCTCTTCTTGACAATTGATGAGAATTCCCAGATGCAGTTTGCTGCTTCCCTTTTGGAG GTATGTGCGCAAAGATGGCTGATGAAATCCACTGGAGAAGTTCATATGCTCGTGTTTGTTCCATCCTCGTATGTGCAGAAAGATGGCTGA
- the LOC103709632 gene encoding pyrrolidone-carboxylate peptidase-like isoform X2, protein MGSEGPSVITVHATGFKKFHGVSENPTETIVSNLKKFMEKKGLPKGLVLGNCKVLDTAGQGALGPLYELFESSVSGRDNESSNVGPVIWIHFGVNSGATRFAIENQAFNEATFRCPDELGWKPQRLPIVPSDGSISRTRQTSLPVNEIVNGLAKMGYDVMPSDDAGRFVCNYVYYQSLRFAEQHRIKSLFVHVPLFLTIDENSQMQFAASLLEAKENAHLFGSPSLCMS, encoded by the exons ATGGGTTCGGAAGGGCCTTCAGTGATAACTGTTCATGCTACTggattcaagaaatttcatgggGTTTCTGAGAATCCAACAGAAACAATTGTCAGTAATCTGAAGAAATTCATGGAAAAGAAAGGATTGCCAAAAGGCCTTGTTCTTGGGAACTGCAAGGTTCTTGACACTGCTGGACAGGGAGCACTTGGTCCACTTTATGAACTATTTGAGTCTTCTGTGAGTGGACGAGACAATGAATCTTCGAATGTGGGGCCAGTCATTTGG ATCCATTTTGGAGTCAATAGTGGTGCAACAAGGTTTGCCATTGAGAATCAAGCATTCAATGAGGCTACTTTTCGTTGTCCAGATGAGCTAGGATGGAAACCTCAG AGGCTTCCCATTGTACCTTCTGATGGAAGCATCTCACGAACACGTCAG ACTTCACTTCCTGTTAATGAAATTGTCAATGGCTTAGCCAAGATGGGATATGATGTAATGCCTTCAGATGATGCTGGTCGATTTGTGTGCAATTATGTCTACTATCAATCTCTCCGGTTTGCAGAGCAACACCGAATCAAATCTCTCTTTGTACATGTTCCTCTCTTCTTGACAATTGATGAGAATTCCCAGATGCAGTTTGCTGCTTCCCTTTTGGAG GCTAAAGAAAATGCGCATTTGTTTGGTAGTCCAAGTCTTTGTATGTCTTGA
- the LOC103709632 gene encoding pyrrolidone-carboxylate peptidase-like isoform X3 codes for MGSEGPSVITVHATGFKKFHGVSENPTETIVSNLKKFMEKKGLPKGLVLGNCKVLDTAGQGALGPLYELFESSVSGRDNESSNVGPVIWIHFGVNSGATRFAIENQAFNEATFRCPDELGWKPQRLPIVPSDGSISRTRQTSLPVNEIVNGLAKMGYDVMPSDDAGRFVCNYVYYQSLRFAEQHRIKSLFVHVPLFLTIDENSQMQFAASLLEVLASLH; via the exons ATGGGTTCGGAAGGGCCTTCAGTGATAACTGTTCATGCTACTggattcaagaaatttcatgggGTTTCTGAGAATCCAACAGAAACAATTGTCAGTAATCTGAAGAAATTCATGGAAAAGAAAGGATTGCCAAAAGGCCTTGTTCTTGGGAACTGCAAGGTTCTTGACACTGCTGGACAGGGAGCACTTGGTCCACTTTATGAACTATTTGAGTCTTCTGTGAGTGGACGAGACAATGAATCTTCGAATGTGGGGCCAGTCATTTGG ATCCATTTTGGAGTCAATAGTGGTGCAACAAGGTTTGCCATTGAGAATCAAGCATTCAATGAGGCTACTTTTCGTTGTCCAGATGAGCTAGGATGGAAACCTCAG AGGCTTCCCATTGTACCTTCTGATGGAAGCATCTCACGAACACGTCAG ACTTCACTTCCTGTTAATGAAATTGTCAATGGCTTAGCCAAGATGGGATATGATGTAATGCCTTCAGATGATGCTGGTCGATTTGTGTGCAATTATGTCTACTATCAATCTCTCCGGTTTGCAGAGCAACACCGAATCAAATCTCTCTTTGTACATGTTCCTCTCTTCTTGACAATTGATGAGAATTCCCAGATGCAGTTTGCTGCTTCCCTTTTGGAGGTACTTGCTTCCTTGCACTAG
- the LOC103709633 gene encoding zinc finger CCCH domain-containing protein 3 isoform X2 translates to MPLGKYYCDYCDKQFQDTPSARRRHLQGLQHQRARALWYDSFKAEAHGGGPLLQPDGSLAKGVCHHFVRTGTCKYGDACKYFHPKRDGANPTPAVSGLNFVETVQSPNFLGNRILSGDMVLDHTGVSWGKLPPSLRPPPERGYSPLAFVDWG, encoded by the exons ATGCCTTTGGGGAAGTACTACTGCGACTACTGCGACAAGCAATTCCAGGACACGCCCTCCGCCCGGAGGCGCCACCTTCAGGGCCTCCAGCACCAGCGCGCCCGTGCCCTCTGGTATGACTCCTTCAAAG CGGAGGCACATGGTGGCGGGCCTCTTCTTCAACCCGATGGGAGCTTGGCCAAAGGAGTCTGCCATCATTTCGTTCGCACG GGAACCTGCAAGTATGGAGATGCATGTAAATATTTTCATCCAAAGCGAGATGGTGCAAATCCAACTCCAGCAGTATCCG GGTTGAATTTTGTTGAGACAGTACAATCACCTAATTTTTTGGGTAATCGAATTCTGTCAG GGGACATGGTCTTAGATCACACAGGAGTTTCATGGGGCAAGTTACCTCCATCACTGAGACCACCTCCAGAGAGGGGTTATTCACCTCTTGCCTTTGTGGACTGGGGATAA
- the LOC103709633 gene encoding zinc finger CCCH domain-containing protein 3 isoform X1 → MPLGKYYCDYCDKQFQDTPSARRRHLQGLQHQRARALWYDSFKAAEAHGGGPLLQPDGSLAKGVCHHFVRTGTCKYGDACKYFHPKRDGANPTPAVSGLNFVETVQSPNFLGNRILSGDMVLDHTGVSWGKLPPSLRPPPERGYSPLAFVDWG, encoded by the exons ATGCCTTTGGGGAAGTACTACTGCGACTACTGCGACAAGCAATTCCAGGACACGCCCTCCGCCCGGAGGCGCCACCTTCAGGGCCTCCAGCACCAGCGCGCCCGTGCCCTCTGGTATGACTCCTTCAAAG CAGCGGAGGCACATGGTGGCGGGCCTCTTCTTCAACCCGATGGGAGCTTGGCCAAAGGAGTCTGCCATCATTTCGTTCGCACG GGAACCTGCAAGTATGGAGATGCATGTAAATATTTTCATCCAAAGCGAGATGGTGCAAATCCAACTCCAGCAGTATCCG GGTTGAATTTTGTTGAGACAGTACAATCACCTAATTTTTTGGGTAATCGAATTCTGTCAG GGGACATGGTCTTAGATCACACAGGAGTTTCATGGGGCAAGTTACCTCCATCACTGAGACCACCTCCAGAGAGGGGTTATTCACCTCTTGCCTTTGTGGACTGGGGATAA
- the LOC103709635 gene encoding shaggy-related protein kinase alpha yields the protein MSSASVVTSSGMKNASGTSVGMDRLPDEMNDMKIRDDKEVEATVVDGNGTETGHIIVTTIGGRNGQPKQTISYMAERVVGHGSFGIVFQAKCLETGETVAIKKVLQDKRYKNRELQTMRLLDHPNIVSLKHCFFSTTEKDELYLNLVLEYVPETVHRVVKHYNKMNQRMPLIYVKLYMYQICRALAYIHGSIGVCHRDIKPQNLLVNPHTHQLKLCDFGSAKVLVKGEPNISYICSRYYRAPELIFGATEYTTAIDIWSAGCVLAELLLGQPLFPGDSGVDQLVEIIKVLGTPTREEIKCMNPNYTEFKFPQIKAHPWHKIFHKRMPPEAVDLVSRLLQYSPNLRCTALDALIHPFFDELRDPSTRLPNGRFLPPLFNFKPHELKGVPMEILSKLIPEHARKQCAFLGL from the exons ATGTCTTCAGCGAGTGTGGTGACTTCATCAGGGATGAAAAATGCCAGTGGCACTAGTGTTGGTATGGACAGATTGCCAGATGAGATGAATGATATGAAGATAAGGGATGACAAG GAGGTGGAAGCAACAGTTGTTGATGGCAACGGGACCGAAACTGGTCATATAATTGTAACCACTATTGGTGGAAGAAATGGCCAGCCAAAACAG ACTATAAGCTATATGGCTGAGCGAGTCGTAGGACATGGATCATTTGGAATTGTGTTCCAG GCAAAGTGTCTGGAGACAGGCGAAACAGTAGCAATAAAGAAGGTTCTTCAAGACAAGAGGTACAAGAACCGTGAGCTGCAAACCATGCGTCTTCTTGATCATCCAAATATTGTTTCTCTGAAGCATTGCTTCTTTTCAACAACTGAGAAGGATGAGCTATATCTTAACTTGGTACTTGAATATGTGCCCGAGACTGTTCATCGTGTTGTCAAACACTACAACAAGATGAACCAACGTATGCCACTAATATATGTGAAACTTTACATGTACCAG ATCTGCAGAGCATTGGCTTATATTCATGGCAGCATTGGAGTGTGCCACAGAGACATTAAGCCACAAAATCTTCTG GTCAACCCACATACTCATCAGCTGAAACTCTGTGACTTTGGTAGTGCAAAAGTTTTG gtgaagggagaacCAAATATATCCTATATCTGCTCAAGATACTATAGAGCTCCTGAGCTTATATTTGGTGCAACCGAGTACACCACAGCAATCGACATCTGGTCTGCTGGCTGTGTTCTTGCTGAACTCCTACTAGGACAG CCTCTCTTTCCTGGCGACAGTGGAGTTGACCAGCTTGTTGAAATAATCAAG gtCTTAGGCACCCCAACAAGGGAAGAAATCAAATGCATGAACCCAAATTATACAGAGTTTAAATTCCCACAGATTAAAGCTCACCCATGGCACAAG ATCTTCCATAAAAGAATGCCGCCTGAGGCTGTGGATCTTGTGTCTAGACTCCTTCAGTACTCCCCAAACCTGCGATGTACTGCT CTGGATGCATTGATTCATCCATTTTTTGATGAGCTTCGTGATCCAAGTACCCGTCTACCAAATGGTCGTTTTCTGCCCCCTCTCTTTAATTTCAAGCCTCATG AGTTGAAAGGTGTGCCAATGGAGATCTTATCGAAGTTGATTCCAGAGCATGCGAGAAAGCAATGTGCCTTCCTAGGATTATAA
- the LOC103709634 gene encoding protein FATTY ACID EXPORT 1, chloroplastic: MVATQLSGAGLLVKRSLASLDGLCLSPLKSRVSSFNWVELNHRHFEGCVLRFPVTVTPKLSISMCVNARSTRNPGIDPDTSIKHSLEDHPEKLSDEPVKSFSSKELHDGKPEMDMHAQKEGSILHKQTAKIHDFCLGIPFGGFVFSGGLLGFIFSRNPASLTTGVLFGSAILALGVLSLKVWRKGQSSLPFILGQAAIAAALLGKHFRSYSLTKKLLPSGLYVFISAAMICFYSYVLIAGGNPPPKKLRAAPPTQL; this comes from the exons ATGGTGGCGACACAGTTATCAGGGGCTGGTTTATTGGTGAAGAGGAGCTTAGCTTCCTTGGACGGTCTTTGCCTTTCACCCCTTAAGTCTAGGGTTTCTTCCTTTAATTGGGTGGAGCTCAATCATAGGCACTTTGAAGGTTGTGTCCTAAGGTTTCCTGTCACTGTCACCCCGAAG cTTTCGATATCCATGTGTGTTAATGCTAGGAGCACACGGAACCCTGGTATTGACCCTGATACTTCTATTAAGCATTCACTGGAGGATCATCCAGAGAAGCTTAGTGATGAGCCAGTAAAATCATTTTCTTCTAAGGAACTGCATGATGGAAAACCAGAGATGGACATGCATGCCCAGAAAGAGGGATCCATCTTACACAAACAGACTGCAAAAATCCATGATTTTTGTCTAGGCATCCCCTTTG GTGGATTTGTATTCAGTGGAGGGCTTCTTGGATTTATTTTCTCGAGAAATCCTGCTAGTCTAACTACAGGTGTGCTGTTTGGGAGTGCTATACTGGCCCTAGGTGTACTTAGCCTAAAGGTCTGGAGGAAAGGACAATCCAGCTTACCATTCATATTGGGGCAAGCAG CCATTGCTGCTGCACTTCTTGGCAAGCATTTTCGGTCATACTCTTTG ACAAAGAAACTCCTTCCTTCAGGACTTTATGTTTTCATAAG TGCTGCAATGATTTGTTTCTATTCATATGTGCTGATTGCTGGAGGAAACCCACCACCAAAGAAGTTGAGAGCAGCTCCCCCAACACAGCTGTAA